One part of the Oenanthe melanoleuca isolate GR-GAL-2019-014 chromosome 26, OMel1.0, whole genome shotgun sequence genome encodes these proteins:
- the CD34 gene encoding hematopoietic progenitor cell antigen CD34 isoform X1 has product MEWRQLLCITVCLLELAGCAAEGTTDTPTPTATAGTARDSSSGTASTASTASTASTATGDTSSTKTASAEATAKPVATDSASSELLGQLGTSPQPSLAPTTLPGTPLEPHGSPGVSPTQSPPGTEPRDRASSSGATVAGTSSAATPQLPAGPAATTALQTARHSPEPALPAIGCHGARGERDTGAICLQLNQSCEEFLESKGSDLWQAICENRTHTVDSPCEIKLTPSSLDRDCLLLILKGEKDPDKLLSTLQKSHWEKFGIESLKKESTRRHQEPSQKTLIALVTSGLLLAFLGLAGYFLMKRRSWSPAGERLAEDPYYTEHGSQGNTLLMTASQEAAEPQEKPNLPSLNGAAQEKGSGQASSQNGHSGRQRSPADSEM; this is encoded by the exons ATGGAGTggaggcagctcctctgcatcACTGTctgcctgctggagctggctg gctgtgctgctgagggcaCCACAGACACCCCCACACCGACAGCCACGGCGGGGACAGcgagggacagcagcagtggcactgccagcactgccagcactgccagcactgccagcacagccacaggagacaccagcagcaccaaaaCAGCCTCTG CTGAAGCCACAGCCAAGCCCGTGGCCACCGACTCGGCATCCTCAGAGCTCCTTGGGCAGCTGGGGacgagcccccagcccagcctggcccccaCAACGCTGCCAGGCACCCCCCTGGAGCCACACGGGAGCCCGGGGGTCTCCCCaacccagagccccccagggacagagcccagggacagggcaaGCAGCTCGGGTGCCACGGTGGCCGGGACCAGCTCTGCGGCCACCCCGCAGCTCCCCGCGGgcccagctgccaccacagccctgcagacagccaggcacagccccgag cctgccctccctgccaTCGGGTGCCACGGAGCCAGAGGCGAGCGGGACACCGGGGCCATCTGCCTGCAGCTCAACCAGTCCTGT GAAGAATTTTTGGAGAGCAAGGGATCGGATTTATGGCAAGCAATATGTGAAAATAGAACCCACACCGTGGATTCTCCCTGTGAGATCAAACTgactccatccagcctggacaGGGACTGCTTGCTGCTCATCCTCAAAGGAGAGAAAG ATCCTGACAAACTGCTGAGCACGCTCCAGAAGTCTCACTGGGAAAAG tttggAATAGAATCCCTTAAAAAGGAGAGCACGAGGAGGCACCAGGAGCCTTCCCAGAAGACACTGATCGCCCTGGTCAcatctgggctgctgctggccttcCTGGGCCTGGCTGGCTACTTCCTGATGAAGAGGCGCAGCTGGAGCCCCGCGGGAGAGAGGCTG GCTGAAGACCCGTACTACACGGAGCACGGCAGCCAGGGGAACACGCTGCTGATGACAGCATCCCAGGAGGCGGCGGAGCCGCAGGAGAAGCCGAACCTGCCCAGCCTGAACGGGGCCGCCCAGGAGAAGGGGAGCGGCCAGGCGTCCTCCCAGAACGGCCACTCGGGGCGGCAGCGCAGCCCCGCCGACAGCGAGATGTGA
- the CD34 gene encoding hematopoietic progenitor cell antigen CD34 isoform X3 produces MEWRQLLCITVCLLELAGCAAEGTTDTPTPTATAGTARDSSSGTASTASTASTASTATGDTSSTKTASAEATAKPVATDSASSELLGQLGTSPQPSLAPTTLPGTPLEPHGSPGVSPTQSPPGTEPRDRASSSGATVAGTSSAATPQLPAGPAATTALQTARHSPEPALPAIGCHGARGERDTGAICLQLNQSCEEFLESKGSDLWQAICENRTHTVDSPCEIKLTPSSLDRDCLLLILKGEKDPDKLLSTLQKSHWEKFGIESLKKESTRRHQEPSQKTLIALVTSGLLLAFLGLAGYFLMKRRSWSPAGERLVSAYRWQSRRLKTRTTRSTAARGTRC; encoded by the exons ATGGAGTggaggcagctcctctgcatcACTGTctgcctgctggagctggctg gctgtgctgctgagggcaCCACAGACACCCCCACACCGACAGCCACGGCGGGGACAGcgagggacagcagcagtggcactgccagcactgccagcactgccagcactgccagcacagccacaggagacaccagcagcaccaaaaCAGCCTCTG CTGAAGCCACAGCCAAGCCCGTGGCCACCGACTCGGCATCCTCAGAGCTCCTTGGGCAGCTGGGGacgagcccccagcccagcctggcccccaCAACGCTGCCAGGCACCCCCCTGGAGCCACACGGGAGCCCGGGGGTCTCCCCaacccagagccccccagggacagagcccagggacagggcaaGCAGCTCGGGTGCCACGGTGGCCGGGACCAGCTCTGCGGCCACCCCGCAGCTCCCCGCGGgcccagctgccaccacagccctgcagacagccaggcacagccccgag cctgccctccctgccaTCGGGTGCCACGGAGCCAGAGGCGAGCGGGACACCGGGGCCATCTGCCTGCAGCTCAACCAGTCCTGT GAAGAATTTTTGGAGAGCAAGGGATCGGATTTATGGCAAGCAATATGTGAAAATAGAACCCACACCGTGGATTCTCCCTGTGAGATCAAACTgactccatccagcctggacaGGGACTGCTTGCTGCTCATCCTCAAAGGAGAGAAAG ATCCTGACAAACTGCTGAGCACGCTCCAGAAGTCTCACTGGGAAAAG tttggAATAGAATCCCTTAAAAAGGAGAGCACGAGGAGGCACCAGGAGCCTTCCCAGAAGACACTGATCGCCCTGGTCAcatctgggctgctgctggccttcCTGGGCCTGGCTGGCTACTTCCTGATGAAGAGGCGCAGCTGGAGCCCCGCGGGAGAGAGGCTGGTCAGTGCTTACAGGTGGCAGAGCCGCAG GCTGAAGACCCGTACTACACGGAGCACGGCAGCCAGGGGAACACGCTGCTGA
- the CD34 gene encoding hematopoietic progenitor cell antigen CD34 isoform X2, with protein MEWRQLLCITVCLLELAGCAAEGTTDTPTPTATAGTARDSSSGTASTASTASTASTATGDTSSTKTASAEATAKPVATDSASSELLGQLGTSPQPSLAPTTLPGTPLEPHGSPGVSPTQSPPGTEPRDRASSSGATVAGTSSAATPQLPAGPAATTALQTARHSPEPALPAIGCHGARGERDTGAICLQLNQSCEEFLESKGSDLWQAICENRTHTVDSPCEIKLTPSSLDRDCLLLILKGEKDPDKLLSTLQKSHWEKFGIESLKKESTRRHQEPSQKTLIALVTSGLLLAFLGLAGYFLMKRRSWSPAGERLVSAYRWQSRSKDSSSKTLPEALKPCECVLKSDAL; from the exons ATGGAGTggaggcagctcctctgcatcACTGTctgcctgctggagctggctg gctgtgctgctgagggcaCCACAGACACCCCCACACCGACAGCCACGGCGGGGACAGcgagggacagcagcagtggcactgccagcactgccagcactgccagcactgccagcacagccacaggagacaccagcagcaccaaaaCAGCCTCTG CTGAAGCCACAGCCAAGCCCGTGGCCACCGACTCGGCATCCTCAGAGCTCCTTGGGCAGCTGGGGacgagcccccagcccagcctggcccccaCAACGCTGCCAGGCACCCCCCTGGAGCCACACGGGAGCCCGGGGGTCTCCCCaacccagagccccccagggacagagcccagggacagggcaaGCAGCTCGGGTGCCACGGTGGCCGGGACCAGCTCTGCGGCCACCCCGCAGCTCCCCGCGGgcccagctgccaccacagccctgcagacagccaggcacagccccgag cctgccctccctgccaTCGGGTGCCACGGAGCCAGAGGCGAGCGGGACACCGGGGCCATCTGCCTGCAGCTCAACCAGTCCTGT GAAGAATTTTTGGAGAGCAAGGGATCGGATTTATGGCAAGCAATATGTGAAAATAGAACCCACACCGTGGATTCTCCCTGTGAGATCAAACTgactccatccagcctggacaGGGACTGCTTGCTGCTCATCCTCAAAGGAGAGAAAG ATCCTGACAAACTGCTGAGCACGCTCCAGAAGTCTCACTGGGAAAAG tttggAATAGAATCCCTTAAAAAGGAGAGCACGAGGAGGCACCAGGAGCCTTCCCAGAAGACACTGATCGCCCTGGTCAcatctgggctgctgctggccttcCTGGGCCTGGCTGGCTACTTCCTGATGAAGAGGCGCAGCTGGAGCCCCGCGGGAGAGAGGCTGGTCAGTGCTTACAGGTGGCAGAGCCGCAG TAAGGACTCATCCAGCAAGACCCTTCCAGAGGCACTGAAACCTTGTGAATGTGTCCTTAAAAGTGATGCCCTTTAA
- the CD34 gene encoding hematopoietic progenitor cell antigen CD34 isoform X4, translated as MEWRQLLCITVCLLELAGCAAEGTTDTPTPTATAGTARDSSSGTASTASTASTASTATGDTSSTKTASAEATAKPVATDSASSELLGQLGTSPQPSLAPTTLPGTPLEPHGSPGVSPTQSPPGTEPRDRASSSGATVAGTSSAATPQLPAGPAATTALQTARHSPEPALPAIGCHGARGERDTGAICLQLNQSCEEFLESKGSDLWQAICENRTHTVDSPCEIKLTPSSLDRDCLLLILKGEKDPDKLLSTLQKSHWEKFGIESLKKESTRRHQEPSQKTLIALVTSGLLLAFLGLAGYFLMKRRSWSPAGERL; from the exons ATGGAGTggaggcagctcctctgcatcACTGTctgcctgctggagctggctg gctgtgctgctgagggcaCCACAGACACCCCCACACCGACAGCCACGGCGGGGACAGcgagggacagcagcagtggcactgccagcactgccagcactgccagcactgccagcacagccacaggagacaccagcagcaccaaaaCAGCCTCTG CTGAAGCCACAGCCAAGCCCGTGGCCACCGACTCGGCATCCTCAGAGCTCCTTGGGCAGCTGGGGacgagcccccagcccagcctggcccccaCAACGCTGCCAGGCACCCCCCTGGAGCCACACGGGAGCCCGGGGGTCTCCCCaacccagagccccccagggacagagcccagggacagggcaaGCAGCTCGGGTGCCACGGTGGCCGGGACCAGCTCTGCGGCCACCCCGCAGCTCCCCGCGGgcccagctgccaccacagccctgcagacagccaggcacagccccgag cctgccctccctgccaTCGGGTGCCACGGAGCCAGAGGCGAGCGGGACACCGGGGCCATCTGCCTGCAGCTCAACCAGTCCTGT GAAGAATTTTTGGAGAGCAAGGGATCGGATTTATGGCAAGCAATATGTGAAAATAGAACCCACACCGTGGATTCTCCCTGTGAGATCAAACTgactccatccagcctggacaGGGACTGCTTGCTGCTCATCCTCAAAGGAGAGAAAG ATCCTGACAAACTGCTGAGCACGCTCCAGAAGTCTCACTGGGAAAAG tttggAATAGAATCCCTTAAAAAGGAGAGCACGAGGAGGCACCAGGAGCCTTCCCAGAAGACACTGATCGCCCTGGTCAcatctgggctgctgctggccttcCTGGGCCTGGCTGGCTACTTCCTGATGAAGAGGCGCAGCTGGAGCCCCGCGGGAGAGAGGCTG TAA